The following proteins are co-located in the Leptospira limi genome:
- a CDS encoding adenylate/guanylate cyclase domain-containing protein → YTMMGDTVNLAARLEAAGKDYGVCILVSEFVHDEIKDHFFSRKLDTVRVKGKSKPVTLYEVRCKKGEESEEEKKFVNAYETALFSYFNRKFLEAKRQFEILYQSSHDEACKLLLERCQYYIETPPELDWDGSFTRTKK, encoded by the coding sequence CCTATACCATGATGGGAGATACAGTCAATCTAGCAGCAAGGCTTGAAGCAGCAGGTAAGGATTATGGGGTTTGTATTCTCGTTTCGGAATTTGTCCATGATGAAATCAAAGACCATTTTTTCTCACGGAAACTCGATACAGTACGTGTGAAAGGAAAATCAAAACCAGTCACTCTATATGAAGTGAGATGCAAAAAGGGAGAAGAGTCAGAAGAAGAGAAAAAATTCGTAAATGCATACGAAACTGCCCTATTTTCCTATTTTAATCGTAAATTTTTGGAAGCAAAACGGCAGTTTGAAATCTTATACCAGTCCTCTCACGACGAAGCGTGTAAACTTCTCTTGGAACGGTGCCAATACTATATCGAAACTCCTCCGGAATTGGATTGGGACGGTTCATTTACAAGGACTAAAAAGTAG
- a CDS encoding peroxiredoxin: MALRLGDEAPNFQAETSEGKIDFHEYLGQSWGILFSHPKDYTPVCTTELGYVAKIKPEFEKRNVKVIALSVDPVDSHKGWISDINETQSTNVNYPIIADADKKVSNLYDMIHPNASETTTVRSVFVVGPDKKVKLTLTYPASTGRNFDELLRVIDSLQLTSQFSVATPANWKDGEDTIIVPSVSDEDAKKKFPKGFRTIKPYLRYTPQPNK; this comes from the coding sequence ATGGCACTACGACTCGGCGATGAAGCACCCAATTTCCAAGCGGAAACTTCGGAAGGTAAAATTGACTTCCATGAATATTTAGGACAAAGTTGGGGGATTTTATTTTCTCATCCAAAAGACTACACTCCAGTTTGTACAACTGAGTTAGGTTATGTGGCTAAAATCAAACCTGAGTTTGAAAAAAGAAATGTAAAAGTGATCGCACTTTCCGTTGACCCTGTGGACAGCCATAAAGGTTGGATCTCTGATATCAACGAAACACAAAGCACAAATGTAAATTACCCAATCATTGCAGATGCTGACAAAAAAGTATCCAATTTATATGATATGATCCACCCAAATGCGAGCGAAACAACGACAGTTCGTTCTGTGTTTGTAGTAGGACCAGACAAAAAAGTAAAACTCACTCTTACTTACCCAGCTTCCACTGGAAGAAATTTTGATGAGTTACTTCGGGTTATTGATTCTTTACAACTCACTTCTCAATTTAGTGTTGCAACTCCTGCCAACTGGAAAGACGGAGAAGATACAATCATCGTTCCATCAGTTTCCGATGAAGATGCAAAGAAAAAATTCCCAAAAGGGTTTCGTACAATCAAACCTTATTTACGTTACACACCACAACCGAATAAATAG
- a CDS encoding OsmC family protein, translating to MHIHLKRIEAPFVLEATNEAGNSIRIDASPEIGGKNSGPRPMELLIMGLAGCSSIDVIMILNKYRIEVKDYSVDVEADREKVEEANLFKKIHLKFFVKGEFEESQVKRAIDLSLEKYCSVAKTLEKTATITYELKLVS from the coding sequence ATGCACATTCATTTAAAACGTATCGAAGCCCCATTTGTCTTAGAAGCAACTAACGAAGCAGGCAATTCCATTCGGATCGATGCCTCACCCGAAATTGGTGGCAAAAATTCTGGTCCAAGGCCAATGGAACTTCTCATCATGGGACTTGCAGGTTGCAGTAGCATTGATGTCATCATGATCTTAAACAAGTATCGCATTGAAGTGAAAGACTATTCAGTGGATGTGGAAGCAGACCGTGAAAAAGTAGAAGAAGCCAATCTCTTCAAAAAAATTCATTTGAAATTTTTTGTAAAAGGAGAATTCGAAGAGTCACAAGTAAAACGAGCCATTGACTTGAGTTTAGAAAAGTATTGTTCCGTTGCTAAAACATTGGAAAAAACGGCTACAATCACTTACGAATTAAAATTGGTTTCATAA
- a CDS encoding DUF547 domain-containing protein yields MKHYFALFFVLGMSQSLIAQNFDHKHSVWDLLLKKHVKNGLVSYKGFISDSSQLNSYLDQLTKVSDSQYQSFSEKEKISFLINAYNAFTVKLIVDHYPVDSITDIGSPISKINLARGIPWKKEFFSLLGKSRHLDWIEHEKLRKDFMEPRIHFAIVCASIGCPILQSEAYTPANLEKQLQIAKLTFLKNSKKNSYDKNTNTLYLSKIFNWFQPDFTKKTSLIQFIQDGFEDTIKPDAKIIYNEYNWDLNELK; encoded by the coding sequence ATGAAACATTATTTTGCACTCTTTTTTGTTCTGGGGATGTCCCAATCGTTAATAGCACAGAACTTTGATCACAAACATAGTGTTTGGGACTTGTTACTCAAAAAACATGTCAAAAATGGACTTGTCTCTTACAAAGGATTTATCTCTGACTCATCCCAATTGAATAGTTACCTCGACCAACTAACAAAAGTTTCTGACAGTCAGTACCAATCCTTTTCTGAAAAAGAAAAAATCAGTTTTTTGATTAATGCTTATAATGCATTTACTGTAAAACTGATAGTGGACCATTACCCTGTGGACAGTATCACTGACATTGGTTCACCGATTTCAAAAATCAATTTAGCCAGAGGGATTCCTTGGAAAAAAGAATTTTTTAGCCTACTTGGGAAATCCAGACACCTAGATTGGATTGAACATGAAAAACTGAGAAAAGATTTTATGGAACCAAGGATTCATTTTGCGATTGTATGTGCATCCATTGGCTGCCCAATTTTACAATCTGAAGCTTATACACCTGCAAATTTAGAAAAACAATTACAAATAGCAAAACTAACGTTCTTAAAAAACTCTAAGAAAAATTCTTATGATAAAAATACAAATACACTGTATCTAAGTAAGATATTCAACTGGTTCCAACCTGACTTTACCAAAAAGACATCACTCATCCAATTTATACAAGATGGATTTGAAGATACGATCAAACCCGATGCCAAAATCATTTACAATGAATACAATTGGGATCTAAACGAATTGAAATAA
- a CDS encoding alpha/beta hydrolase, translated as MLDDENDLESLGPLKVLRVKGDPDAPTIVLFHGYGASAFDLYPIHEVLVTDQKFNWVFPHGHLSIPLMPGYSGRAWFPIDMAALEEAIRKNDFRNFADKDPEGMDIARASAYLMLEALGVPWNQLILGGFSQGAMLATDITLRNELISKGLMILSGALVNETLWKDLAPKKSNLRFFQSHGEYDPILGYANAKKLEKLLRGSGLLGEFISFPGGHEIPAPVVQGISRYLNSLS; from the coding sequence ATGTTAGATGATGAAAACGATTTAGAATCTTTAGGACCATTAAAGGTATTAAGAGTAAAAGGGGACCCTGACGCTCCCACAATAGTTTTGTTTCATGGTTATGGTGCTAGTGCATTTGATTTATACCCCATCCATGAAGTTCTTGTTACAGACCAAAAATTCAATTGGGTTTTCCCACATGGCCATTTGAGTATTCCACTGATGCCCGGGTATTCGGGGCGTGCTTGGTTCCCCATTGATATGGCCGCTTTAGAAGAAGCGATACGAAAGAATGATTTTCGAAATTTTGCAGACAAAGACCCAGAAGGTATGGATATCGCAAGAGCTTCCGCATATTTGATGTTAGAAGCTCTTGGTGTGCCTTGGAACCAATTGATTTTAGGTGGTTTTTCGCAAGGAGCAATGCTTGCAACTGATATTACACTCCGAAACGAACTAATATCCAAAGGATTAATGATCCTTTCAGGAGCCTTAGTCAATGAGACTCTTTGGAAAGATTTGGCACCTAAAAAATCAAACTTAAGGTTTTTCCAATCTCATGGCGAATACGATCCTATTTTGGGTTATGCCAATGCGAAAAAACTGGAAAAATTACTTCGAGGTTCTGGTTTGTTAGGAGAGTTCATATCCTTCCCTGGAGGACACGAAATTCCCGCTCCTGTGGTCCAAGGGATTAGCCGTTATCTGAATAGTTTGTCCTAA
- the dinB gene encoding DNA polymerase IV, whose product MRKIIHIDMDAFYASVEQRDFPEMRGKPVVVGGSPHSRGVVCAASYEARKFGIRSAISCYQAYKLCPDAIFTPPRFDVYKSVSKEIRRIFLEYTDLVEPLSLDEAYLDVTLNKQEIPLASTIAKEIRKKIWENTGLTCSAGVATNKFLAKMASEKNKPNGLYVVLPGDEISFLDELPLYQFFGIGKKTFEKLQHLGFSKGKDLRKAEESFLVHEFGKMGAVFYRMARGIDDREVIPFRDPKSIGVETTFTHDSEDFSYFLLKLESLAKELEMRMLKKNKKGKTLTLKVKFEDFTVKQKSITSDVVFFLADNLFQQSSNMLASVWKDNFDPPKKIRLLGLSVSNFYEKEIPEDQPSLFG is encoded by the coding sequence ATGAGAAAGATCATCCACATTGATATGGATGCATTTTATGCATCAGTTGAACAACGTGACTTCCCTGAAATGAGAGGGAAACCTGTTGTTGTTGGTGGATCTCCGCATTCCAGGGGGGTGGTTTGTGCTGCAAGTTATGAAGCTAGAAAATTTGGAATTCGATCAGCGATTTCATGTTACCAAGCATACAAACTTTGTCCTGATGCAATTTTTACTCCTCCACGATTTGATGTTTATAAATCAGTATCAAAAGAAATTCGTAGGATCTTTTTGGAATATACTGATTTAGTCGAACCCTTATCCTTAGATGAAGCTTATTTAGATGTAACATTGAACAAACAAGAGATTCCACTTGCCAGTACAATCGCCAAAGAAATTCGAAAAAAGATTTGGGAAAACACAGGGCTCACTTGTTCTGCTGGAGTTGCAACAAACAAGTTTTTGGCGAAGATGGCTTCCGAAAAAAACAAACCAAACGGATTGTATGTCGTTTTACCAGGAGACGAAATTTCTTTCTTGGATGAATTACCTTTATACCAATTTTTTGGGATAGGGAAAAAAACTTTTGAAAAACTCCAACACTTAGGTTTTTCAAAAGGGAAAGATTTGAGAAAGGCGGAGGAATCATTTCTTGTCCATGAATTTGGAAAAATGGGTGCTGTATTTTATCGAATGGCAAGGGGGATCGATGATAGAGAAGTTATCCCTTTCCGTGATCCTAAGTCCATTGGTGTGGAAACCACTTTCACTCATGATTCTGAGGATTTTTCTTATTTTTTACTCAAATTGGAATCTCTTGCAAAAGAACTCGAAATGAGAATGTTGAAAAAAAACAAAAAAGGTAAAACACTTACCTTAAAAGTAAAATTTGAAGATTTTACTGTAAAACAAAAATCAATTACTTCTGACGTTGTTTTCTTCTTGGCAGACAACCTTTTCCAACAATCCTCGAACATGTTGGCAAGTGTTTGGAAGGACAATTTTGATCCTCCTAAAAAAATTAGACTTTTGGGACTATCAGTTTCTAATTTTTATGAAAAAGAAATTCCGGAAGACCAACCTTCCTTGTTCGGATAA
- a CDS encoding PP2C family protein-serine/threonine phosphatase, translating to MNSKLAAKILVVDDNETNMEIITHILLGQGYEVAVAYDGEYALELAEVLDFDLILLDILLPGISGLEVAKRLLTMERHKNTPILFLSALNETSDIVKGLETGAVDYITKPFQESEILARIRTHLKIKTLEKERIDLLYAIQKDLELAKTNQEKLVTFQFPPSPLYEIYTSYKPMDLVGGDLITYDVLPSGDLDILFGDVTGHGIAAAMVSLMAIITFKTMNKSFLSPSECLYWIHNTLTPLISTHFISAVYIRYRAEENLLSYSMAGHHHMFLIRKNNIQKLGTKGFCLMMFPDQLNTKNEDIILQSGDRLFLFSDGMFEVPNEKEEYLGDQKFSEIVEKNINLSSQHFLDSISEEVLKYSEGKVADDMTMLLLEVK from the coding sequence GTGAATTCTAAATTAGCCGCAAAAATTTTAGTCGTTGATGATAATGAAACCAATATGGAAATCATCACCCATATTTTACTTGGCCAAGGTTATGAAGTTGCAGTTGCATACGATGGAGAGTATGCCTTAGAACTTGCGGAAGTTTTGGATTTTGATCTGATATTACTCGATATCTTATTGCCAGGAATCAGCGGACTCGAGGTGGCAAAACGACTTTTAACGATGGAACGTCATAAAAATACACCTATCCTTTTTCTCTCAGCATTAAATGAAACAAGTGATATAGTAAAAGGTTTAGAAACTGGAGCTGTTGACTACATCACAAAACCCTTTCAAGAATCTGAAATTTTAGCAAGGATTCGAACCCACCTCAAAATCAAAACTTTAGAAAAGGAACGGATCGATTTATTGTACGCCATTCAGAAAGATTTAGAGTTAGCAAAAACAAACCAAGAGAAACTGGTAACATTTCAATTCCCACCCTCCCCCTTATACGAAATTTACACTTCTTATAAACCTATGGATTTAGTTGGTGGGGATTTGATAACTTATGATGTGCTTCCGTCGGGAGATTTGGATATCCTATTTGGCGATGTAACAGGGCATGGAATTGCAGCTGCAATGGTGTCTCTCATGGCAATTATTACATTCAAAACAATGAACAAATCGTTTTTGTCACCTAGCGAATGTTTATATTGGATTCACAATACCCTCACTCCTTTGATCAGTACACATTTCATAAGTGCAGTTTATATTCGTTACCGTGCTGAGGAAAACTTACTTTCTTATTCCATGGCAGGTCACCATCACATGTTTTTAATTCGAAAAAACAATATTCAAAAATTGGGAACAAAAGGTTTTTGTCTCATGATGTTTCCAGATCAATTGAATACAAAAAATGAAGACATCATATTACAATCGGGTGATCGATTGTTTTTATTTTCAGATGGTATGTTTGAAGTGCCGAATGAAAAAGAAGAGTATTTAGGAGACCAAAAATTTTCGGAAATCGTGGAAAAAAACATCAATTTATCATCCCAACATTTTTTGGATTCGATTTCGGAAGAAGTGTTAAAGTATTCTGAAGGAAAGGTTGCTGATGATATGACTATGTTATTACTTGAAGTAAAATGA